Proteins co-encoded in one Azospirillum brasilense genomic window:
- a CDS encoding DUF6766 family protein: MRRFLRDNGLSVALFGLFLVSIVGQVLAGWRALAEELRLHAQPPVGFLDYLTTGHFLSATFENWESEFLQMSVYVLLTAILVQKGSSESKKPGEANPEDEAPERRRGDPDAPWPVHRGGLLLRLYSHSLSIALVSLFVMSFALHLAGSTRRSNEEAAWHHQPTKTMGETLGDPEFWYESFQNWQSEFLSMGVLVVLGIYLRERGSPESKPVAAPNSETGD, from the coding sequence ATGCGTCGCTTCCTGCGGGACAACGGGCTGTCGGTCGCCTTGTTCGGGCTGTTCCTCGTCTCGATCGTCGGACAGGTCCTGGCGGGATGGCGCGCCCTGGCGGAGGAGCTTCGCCTGCATGCCCAGCCGCCCGTCGGCTTCCTCGACTATCTGACCACCGGCCATTTCCTGTCGGCGACCTTCGAAAACTGGGAGAGCGAGTTCCTCCAGATGTCGGTCTATGTGCTGCTGACCGCCATCCTGGTCCAGAAGGGCTCCTCGGAATCCAAGAAGCCGGGAGAGGCCAACCCGGAGGACGAGGCGCCCGAGCGGCGGCGCGGCGATCCCGACGCCCCCTGGCCGGTGCACCGGGGTGGCCTGCTGCTGCGGCTCTACTCCCATTCGCTCAGCATCGCGCTGGTCAGCCTGTTCGTGATGTCCTTCGCCCTGCATCTGGCGGGCAGCACGCGGCGTTCGAACGAAGAGGCGGCGTGGCATCACCAGCCCACCAAGACCATGGGCGAAACCCTCGGCGATCCGGAATTCTGGTACGAGAGCTTCCAGAACTGGCAGAGCGAGTTCCTGTCCATGGGGGTGCTGGTCGTGCTCGGCATCTATCTGCGCGAGCGCGGCTCCCCCGAATCCAAGCCGGTCGCCGCCCCGAACAGCGAAACCGGCGACTGA